One window from the genome of [Mycobacterium] stephanolepidis encodes:
- the hisS gene encoding histidine--tRNA ligase: MSEKTFSAPKGIPDYVPPDSAQFLAVRDGLLEQARLAGYGYIELPVFEDTGLFARGVGESTDVVSKEMYTFADRGDRSVTLRPEGTASVMRAVIEHGLDRGQLPMKLRYAGPFFRYERPQAGRYRQLQQVGVEAIGVDDPALDAEVIAIADAGYRSLGLTGFRLEISSLGDASCRPQYRDLLQEFLFGLDLDEATRERARINPIRVLDDKRPEVREMTADAPLMLDHLSEESKAHFDQVLGHLDALGVQYVVNPRLVRGLDYYTKTTFEFVHDGLGAQSGIGGGGRYDGLMAQLGGQSLSGIGFGLGVDRTLLALQAEGVTVGDSGRCEVFCVPLGQDAKSALVKVAAQLRTAGIRTDIAYGDRGLKGAMRGADRSGASIALVAGDREIGDGNVELKTLADGVQQPVPIGSIVDEVTARLASRI; this comes from the coding sequence GTGAGCGAGAAGACTTTTAGTGCCCCCAAGGGCATCCCGGATTATGTGCCGCCGGACTCCGCGCAGTTCCTGGCTGTCCGTGACGGGCTATTGGAGCAGGCGCGGCTGGCCGGGTACGGCTACATCGAGCTGCCCGTGTTCGAGGACACCGGGCTGTTCGCGCGTGGAGTGGGCGAGTCCACCGATGTGGTGAGCAAGGAGATGTACACCTTCGCCGACCGGGGTGATCGGTCGGTGACCTTGCGTCCGGAGGGCACTGCCTCAGTGATGCGTGCGGTCATCGAGCATGGCCTGGACCGTGGCCAGCTTCCGATGAAACTGCGTTACGCCGGTCCCTTTTTCCGGTATGAGCGACCACAGGCCGGTCGCTACCGTCAGCTGCAGCAGGTCGGTGTGGAAGCCATCGGTGTGGACGATCCGGCCCTGGACGCCGAGGTGATCGCTATCGCCGACGCCGGTTATCGCTCCCTGGGCCTGACCGGCTTCCGGTTGGAGATCAGCTCGCTGGGCGATGCCTCCTGCCGCCCGCAGTACCGAGACTTATTGCAGGAATTCCTCTTCGGCTTGGATCTGGACGAGGCGACGCGAGAGCGGGCCCGTATCAACCCCATTCGGGTGCTCGACGACAAGCGCCCCGAGGTGCGAGAGATGACGGCCGATGCGCCACTCATGCTCGACCATCTCTCCGAGGAGTCCAAAGCGCATTTCGATCAGGTTCTGGGCCATCTGGATGCGCTGGGCGTGCAATACGTGGTGAACCCCCGGCTGGTGCGCGGCCTTGACTACTACACAAAGACCACATTCGAGTTTGTGCATGACGGTCTCGGTGCGCAGTCCGGGATCGGTGGCGGTGGGCGCTACGACGGCCTGATGGCGCAGCTTGGTGGACAGTCGTTGTCGGGTATCGGATTTGGGCTCGGCGTGGACAGAACCCTGCTCGCCCTGCAGGCCGAGGGCGTGACGGTGGGTGATAGCGGTCGCTGCGAGGTGTTCTGTGTGCCCCTCGGGCAGGACGCGAAATCGGCGCTCGTCAAGGTGGCGGCGCAACTGCGCACAGCGGGTATCCGCACCGATATCGCGTACGGCGACCGCGGGCTCAAAGGAGCGATGCGCGGTGCGGACCGCTCCGGAGCCTCGATTGCACTGGTCGCCGGAGACCGCGAAATCGGTGATGGAAACGTCGAGCTCAAGACGCTGGCGGACGGAGTTCAGCAGCCTGTGCCGATCGGTTCGATTGTCGACGAAGTAACGGCGCGGCTAGCATCGCGGATATGA
- a CDS encoding MBL fold metallo-hydrolase — translation MLITGFPAGMFATNCYIVAPHEGGPAVIVDPGQEAIPGVKEILAERDLIPEAVLLTHGHLDHTWTAQPLADEYGIPVYIHPDDRVMLADPLAGIGPGLAQFIQGMEFTEPKELVEIGDGDKLELAGITLTVDHTPGHTRGSVVFGIEVDSDNGPIDVVFSGDTLFQMSIGRTDLPGGSHQQLLDSIAAKLLTRDDSTVVLPGHGNATSIGDERRANPFLEGI, via the coding sequence GTGCTGATCACCGGTTTTCCCGCGGGCATGTTCGCCACGAACTGCTATATCGTGGCGCCCCACGAGGGCGGCCCCGCCGTCATCGTCGACCCCGGCCAGGAGGCGATCCCTGGCGTCAAGGAGATCCTCGCCGAGCGCGACCTCATCCCTGAGGCGGTGCTGCTCACCCATGGGCATCTGGATCACACCTGGACCGCGCAGCCGCTGGCCGATGAGTACGGGATTCCCGTCTACATCCACCCCGACGACCGCGTGATGCTCGCCGACCCGCTTGCCGGCATCGGTCCGGGTCTGGCTCAGTTCATCCAGGGCATGGAGTTCACCGAGCCCAAGGAGCTCGTCGAGATCGGTGACGGGGACAAGCTCGAGCTCGCCGGGATCACTCTCACCGTCGACCACACGCCGGGGCACACCCGCGGTTCTGTGGTGTTCGGCATCGAGGTCGACAGTGACAACGGGCCCATCGACGTGGTGTTCAGCGGAGACACGCTCTTCCAGATGTCGATCGGGCGCACCGATCTACCCGGCGGAAGCCACCAGCAGCTGCTCGATTCGATTGCGGCCAAGTTGCTTACCCGCGACGACTCCACCGTCGTGCTGCCGGGGCACGGCAACGCCACAAGCATCGGCGATGAGCGCCGCGCCAACCCGTTCCTCGAGGGAATCTAG